DNA sequence from the Candidatus Kaistella beijingensis genome:
GAGGTTTTATTTTCAATATAATCGAGCGATTATTTTTTCTTAGCACCCATAACTGCACCAGCTAAATCAGCACCAGCTTTAAACTTAGCAACTTTTTTAGCAGCAATTTTGATTGGTTTTTTAGTTGCAGGGTTGATTCCTTGTCTTGCAGCTCTTTCAGCAACAGAGAACGTACCGAAACCTACCAAAGAAACTTTTCCGTCTTTTTTCTTCAAAGTAGAAGTTA
Encoded proteins:
- a CDS encoding HU family DNA-binding protein encodes the protein MNKSELIDAIAKDANITKVAAKAALESFISNVTSTLKKKDGKVSLVGFGTFSVAERAARQGINPATKKPIKIAAKKVAKFKAGADLAGAVMGAKKK